One Stigmatopora nigra isolate UIUO_SnigA chromosome 1, RoL_Snig_1.1, whole genome shotgun sequence DNA segment encodes these proteins:
- the LOC144199061 gene encoding CD59 glycoprotein-like yields MKFSVSIFLLSCFTLLGLGSAIRCYSCKDYTASCSKQRDCSYDDACLTLTERGGMTFRQCLKYSDCEYSRLGQMFPQVSSFTFKCCNSDLCNSAHSTAASSLIGVLASVAATWWVTH; encoded by the exons ATGAAGTTCTCTGTTAGCATCTTTCTGCTAAGCTGCTTCACTCTGCTGGGACTTg GCTCAGCAATTCGCTGTTACAGCTGTAAAGATTACACAGCCAGTTGCTCCAAACAACGAGACTGTAGCTATGACGACGCCTGTCTGACACTCACGGAAAGAG gtgGGATGACCTTCCGCCAGTGCCTCAAGTATTCAGACTGCGAATACAGCCGACTGGGCCAGATGTTTCCACAG GTCTCTAGTTTTACGTTCAAATGCTGCAATTCCGATTTGTGTAACTCCGCCCATTCGACAGCAGCGAGCTCCCTGATTGGTGTTCTAGCATCAGTTGCCGCCACGTGGTGGGTGACCCACTAA
- the dytn gene encoding dystrotelin: HPEHLWLQIVNFRFQVLALEDFNKIRPPAYRVAMKLESLQSIYRMDIVLVHHIEAALEMGRRAKKQQDSVLCEDQVIGRLDKMFRIACPEWPHNFTLETSKKLSSLIFRMFDRDRLGQVRAVSLYIALTCLSSENLLLKYEALVCAVASSSGFISRASLRSLLEDVSQVPAVIQETEVFGDVEDVVKSCFRGVLTSTVSKEHVTSWLQSEPRPLLWLPVMHRLVVSQKVVHAVRCHICKTFPISGLRYRCVKCLKVHVCQSCFLSEQGTRKHKSCHPVIEFCTPPTWRESFSSFFQSARHSLLPRRHTQREESGKGLSREEAKDSQRLDGSARLKTNRKSGSTTPTECVSHDSSMQLKSSSSKSLQTDETLVEQLKVSTLVAEVRDLQREKRELEDQLEVWRLTFQSEQGKLNERCAEMEVTMETVREHNLTLQATLIQTLNKLVLRQCANEKTQHLNETEIEENTKKENVTPISEVETCADENLKIEELVSKTDDEWSETEETPPPTVDQDVDWSQDVCYDVVDCSAKGLPVMQQEEVDICIADEQNHGTNSPQELLQQTMEQLLAVLDTHSRKDTQTGGNEELSLIDAAEQIGDSLLYLVDAVRQVPGERGIDATV, from the exons catcctgaACATCTTTGGTTACAAATTGTGAATTTCCGGTTTCAAGTTTTAGCCCTGGAGGACTTCAACAAAATTCGCCCTCCTGCCTACAGGGTGGCCATGAAGCTAGAAAGTCTACAGAGCATCTATCGCA TGGACATTGTGTTAGTTCACCACATTGAGGCCGCCCTTGAGATGGGGCGCAGAGCCAAGAAACAGCAGGATTCCGTACTATGTGAGGACCAAGTGATTGGACGCTTGGACAAGATGTTCAGGATTGCATGTCCAGAATGGCCACATAATTTCACTCTGGAGACGTCCAAGAAATTGTCCAGTCTTATATTCAGGATGTTTGATAG GGATCGGTTAGGTCAAGTAAGGGCAGTTTCCCTCTATATTGCTCTTACGTGTTTATCATCTGAAAATCTGCTACTTAAATATgaag CTCTAGTGTGTGCAGTGGCAAGTTCTTCTGGTTTCATCTCTAGGGCTTCTCTCAGATCTCTATTGGAGGATGTCAGCCAG GTTCCTGCAGTCATTCAAGAGACTGAAGTGTTTGGTGACGTTGAAGACGTGGTCAAGTCTTGTTTTCGTGGG GTACTTACCTCCACCGTAAGCAAGGAACATGTGACATCATGGTTGCAGAGTGAGCCTCGTCCATTGCTATGGCTACCCGTGATGCATCGTCTGGTCGTAAGTCAGAAGGTTGTTCACGCTGTCCGCTGTCATATCTGCAAGACATTTCCCATAAGTGGACTCAG GTATCGCTGTGTGAAGTGTCTGAAGGTCCACGTGTGTCAGAGTTGCTTCCTATCGGAGCAAGGCACACGCAAACACAAGAGTTGCCACCCGGTTATTGAGTTCTGTACACCG CCCACCTGGCGGGAGTCTTTCTCCTCATTTTTCCAGAGTGCTCGTCATTCCCTGTTACCACGACGACATACTCAGAGAGAAGAAAGTGGTAAGGGTCTATCAAGGGAGGAGGCAAAAGATAGTCAGAGGTTAGATGG CAGTGCACGTTTGAAGACCAATCGCAAAAGTGGGAGTACCACCCCTACAGAATGCGTTTCCCATGACTCCTCCATGCAACTTAAGTCCTCTTCATCAAAATCCCTACAGACTGATGAGACACTGGTGGAACAG TTGAAGGTGTCCACTTTGGTTGCTGAAGTCAGGGACCTTCAAAGAGAAAAACG GGAACTGGAAGATCAACTGGAGGTATGGCGTCTCACTTTCCAGTCAGAACAAGGAAAGCTTAATGAACGGTGTGCAGAGATGGAAGTTACCATGGAAACGGTCAGAGAACACAATTTGACTCTGCAGGCGACTC TTATTCAGACCCTGAACAAGCTGGTTCTCCGACAATGTGCCAATGAAAAGACGCAACACCTGAATGAGACAGAAATTGAGGAAAATACgaagaaagaaaatgtgacaCCAATTTCTGAGGTGGAGACATGCGCGGATGAAAATCTAAAGATTGAAGAACTAGTGTCAAAGACAGATGACGAGTGGAGCGAGACTGAGGAAACTCCGCCCCCAACAGTTGACCAGGATGTCGATTGGTCACAGGACGTCTGCTATGATGTAGTAGACTGTTCAGCTAAGGGCCTTCCAGTAATGCAGCAAGAGGAGGTGGACATATGTATAGCTGATGAACAGAATCATGGAACTAATAGTCCACAAGAGTTGCTACAGCAGACTATGGAACAACTGCTGGCTGTCTTAGATACACACAGTAGGAAGGATACACAAACAG gtGGAAATGAGGAGTTGTCTCTTATTGATGCTGCTGAACAGATTGGAGACTCTTTACTTTACCTTGTGGATGCTGTGAGACAAGTCCCGGGAGAAAGGGGGATTGATGCAACAGTATGA